A window of Lentibacillus sp. Marseille-P4043 contains these coding sequences:
- a CDS encoding DoxX family protein, which produces MGKFPTINWICYAVGYVFITSGIMKLLVDDFKVVFSNLALPFPNSFLFLVAITEIVCGTLIVSRLYLKQATAPLIFIMLAAIFLTKIPILTTNNGFLSFLFEARLDIVMLILLMLLWKQLPGKKFNDS; this is translated from the coding sequence ATGGGCAAATTCCCTACGATAAACTGGATTTGCTACGCTGTTGGCTATGTCTTTATTACTTCTGGAATAATGAAGCTGCTCGTTGATGATTTTAAAGTTGTCTTCAGCAACCTAGCATTACCATTTCCGAATTCATTTTTATTTCTTGTAGCCATAACCGAAATTGTCTGTGGAACCCTTATTGTCAGTCGGCTCTATTTAAAACAGGCTACTGCACCACTTATCTTTATTATGCTTGCGGCAATATTTCTAACTAAAATTCCTATTCTAACAACAAATAATGGCTTTCTTTCATTCCTGTTTGAAGCGCGGCTTGACATTGTCATGCTTATTTTGTTGATGTTGCTATGGAAGCAATTACCAGGGAAAAAATTTAATGACTCCTAG
- a CDS encoding ABC transporter ATP-binding protein translates to MIRRFLSYYKPHRRLFMIDFSCAVIVALLELAFPVAVQSFIDTLLPSEDWNLIVLVSIGLLLVYLLSTFLQYIVTYWGHKLGVNIETDMRQQLFNHVQKQSFRFFDNTKTGHIMSRITNDLFDIGELAHHGPEDFFIAIMTFVGAFLLMFNINFQLSVIILIIVPILVWLIAYSNIKMSKAWRNMYHDIAGVNARVEDAVSGVRVVQSFTNEEFEMKRFTKDNYSFRTAKIGAYKVMAFVNSNIYMLMRFIVLVVLVVGSWLAFNDKLEMGELVAFVLFTNVLFKPIEKISALLELYPKGMAGFKRFTDMLDIAPEVVDRKGAKQVSALKGDITFYKVTFGYEKTQGPVLTALNLSINAGETVAFVGPSGAGKTTISSLIPRFYDVDSGNISIDGMDIRDMTKESLRNQIGIVQQDVFLFTGTLRENIAYGKLNATNEEIEQAAKRAHMEEFINELPDGYETQVGERGLKLSGGQKQRIAIARMFLKNPPILILDEATSALDTETETIIQKALTELAKDRTTLIIAHRLATIKNADRIMVVTKNGIEEEGNHEELLKRNGLFAHLHKVQMR, encoded by the coding sequence ATGATTAGACGTTTTTTGTCATACTATAAACCACATCGCCGATTATTTATGATTGATTTTTCTTGTGCAGTGATTGTGGCGCTTTTAGAATTAGCTTTTCCTGTTGCGGTACAATCGTTTATTGATACACTTTTGCCAAGTGAAGATTGGAATTTAATTGTGCTGGTTAGTATTGGACTTTTACTGGTCTATTTACTTAGCACCTTTTTACAATACATTGTTACGTATTGGGGACATAAGCTTGGTGTCAACATTGAAACAGATATGCGGCAGCAGCTGTTTAATCACGTGCAAAAGCAGTCGTTTCGATTTTTTGACAATACAAAGACAGGCCACATCATGAGTCGAATTACGAACGACTTATTCGATATCGGAGAACTTGCCCACCATGGCCCAGAGGACTTTTTTATTGCGATCATGACGTTTGTTGGCGCATTTTTGCTGATGTTTAATATCAACTTTCAATTATCAGTTATCATTTTGATCATTGTACCAATCCTAGTTTGGCTGATTGCCTACAGTAATATCAAAATGAGCAAGGCATGGCGCAATATGTACCATGACATAGCAGGGGTTAACGCACGTGTGGAGGATGCTGTTTCGGGTGTTCGCGTGGTACAGTCGTTTACAAATGAAGAATTTGAAATGAAGCGTTTTACAAAAGATAACTATAGTTTCCGGACTGCCAAAATTGGTGCGTACAAAGTTATGGCGTTTGTCAATTCTAACATCTATATGTTGATGCGGTTTATCGTATTAGTTGTCCTTGTGGTTGGTTCTTGGTTGGCCTTTAATGACAAGCTTGAAATGGGTGAGTTAGTGGCCTTTGTATTGTTTACAAATGTGTTATTTAAACCGATTGAGAAAATCAGTGCTTTGCTTGAACTATATCCAAAAGGAATGGCAGGATTCAAACGGTTTACCGATATGCTTGATATTGCTCCAGAAGTAGTCGATCGTAAAGGTGCCAAGCAGGTAAGTGCATTAAAAGGGGATATCACCTTCTATAAAGTGACATTTGGTTATGAAAAAACACAAGGACCAGTATTGACAGCACTAAACCTATCGATTAATGCTGGCGAAACAGTCGCGTTTGTTGGTCCATCAGGTGCCGGTAAAACAACCATAAGTTCACTCATACCGCGTTTCTATGATGTTGACAGTGGTAATATTTCTATTGATGGCATGGATATACGTGATATGACAAAAGAGTCGTTGCGCAATCAAATAGGTATTGTTCAACAGGATGTATTTTTATTCACTGGAACATTACGGGAAAATATTGCATATGGAAAACTAAATGCTACCAATGAGGAAATTGAACAAGCTGCAAAACGTGCTCATATGGAAGAGTTTATAAACGAACTTCCGGATGGATATGAAACACAAGTTGGCGAGCGAGGACTGAAGCTTTCCGGTGGTCAGAAACAACGGATTGCGATTGCCCGAATGTTCCTGAAGAACCCACCAATTCTTATCTTAGATGAGGCAACATCCGCACTAGATACAGAAACAGAAACAATTATCCAGAAGGCATTGACTGAATTGGCGAAGGATCGAACAACGCTAATCATCGCGCACCGATTAGCAACGATTAAAAATGCCGATCGAATCATGGTTGTGACGAAAAATGGTATTGAAGAAGAAGGAAATCATGAAGAATTGTTAAAACGGAATGGATTGTTTGCCCATTTGCATAAGGTGCAGATGCGATAA
- a CDS encoding 4a-hydroxytetrahydrobiopterin dehydratase → MERLTEEQITKELEQLPKWKRLDEKWVARKYHFKNYLAGVRFVDQIAEYAEGKNHHPFISIDYKAVTLKITSWQAKGLTDVDFEMVKHFDELYEAAEK, encoded by the coding sequence ATGGAACGATTAACGGAAGAGCAAATTACCAAGGAACTGGAACAATTACCGAAATGGAAGCGGCTTGATGAAAAGTGGGTTGCTCGAAAATATCACTTTAAAAACTATCTTGCTGGGGTGCGTTTTGTAGATCAGATCGCGGAGTATGCAGAAGGTAAGAATCACCATCCGTTTATTTCAATTGACTATAAAGCAGTTACCCTAAAGATTACTTCCTGGCAGGCAAAAGGATTAACAGACGTAGATTTTGAAATGGTTAAGCATTTTGATGAGCTGTATGAAGCGGCAGAAAAATAA
- a CDS encoding GNAT family N-acetyltransferase, with product MNYLVRNMEREDIPHVQHVAKTSWNSTYDGIIPREIQDDFLQVAYNDDRMKKRLAGSYLYVVDVEGEIVGFANFSPVNEEGKAELGAIYLLPEYQGNGMGTALLKKGITELKDIKEIFISVEKDNEIGKRFYEAKGFDVISEFDDSFDGHILKTIRMVLHV from the coding sequence ATGAACTATTTGGTCCGAAACATGGAAAGAGAAGATATACCACACGTGCAGCATGTCGCAAAAACAAGCTGGAATAGTACGTATGACGGGATCATACCAAGGGAGATTCAGGATGATTTTTTGCAGGTGGCTTACAACGATGATAGGATGAAAAAACGCTTGGCAGGATCTTATCTGTATGTAGTTGATGTTGAAGGAGAAATTGTGGGCTTTGCAAACTTCTCACCTGTTAATGAAGAGGGAAAAGCTGAACTAGGTGCGATTTATTTGTTACCTGAATACCAAGGAAACGGGATGGGTACTGCTTTGCTTAAGAAGGGAATTACCGAACTCAAGGATATAAAGGAAATATTCATTAGTGTGGAAAAGGACAACGAGATTGGAAAAAGATTTTATGAGGCAAAAGGGTTTGACGTTATTTCCGAGTTTGATGATAGCTTTGATGGGCATATTTTAAAAACAATCCGCATGGTCCTACATGTATAA
- a CDS encoding GNAT family N-acetyltransferase, with translation MFLHEIDEEISLKLLDLNDTAALFNLTDDSRHYLREWLSWVDHTVSANDSKAFIEHTIQMYAENKMITTGILFKGELAGTASFNRLDWANSVGSIGYWLGQDYQGNGIMTRVARALTDYGFQELKLNKVVIRAAYENQKSRSIPERLGFKKEGQLRQVEWLYDHYVDHVVYGVLASEWADQ, from the coding sequence ATGTTCTTGCATGAAATCGATGAAGAAATTTCACTAAAACTACTAGACTTAAATGATACAGCGGCATTGTTTAACTTAACAGATGATTCACGTCACTACTTGCGTGAATGGCTTTCATGGGTAGATCATACAGTTTCGGCAAATGACTCTAAAGCTTTTATCGAACATACAATACAAATGTATGCAGAAAATAAGATGATAACTACTGGTATTCTTTTTAAAGGGGAACTCGCAGGCACAGCTTCATTCAACCGACTTGATTGGGCTAACAGTGTCGGGAGCATTGGTTATTGGTTGGGGCAGGATTATCAAGGTAATGGAATTATGACAAGAGTTGCACGTGCGTTAACGGATTATGGCTTTCAAGAATTAAAGCTAAACAAAGTCGTTATTCGTGCTGCTTATGAGAATCAAAAAAGCAGATCCATTCCAGAACGGCTTGGTTTCAAAAAGGAAGGACAACTGCGACAAGTTGAATGGCTTTATGATCATTATGTCGATCATGTTGTTTACGGGGTGCTGGCGAGTGAGTGGGCTGATCAATAA